From one Candidatus Eisenbacteria bacterium genomic stretch:
- a CDS encoding ATP-binding protein, with protein sequence MKERKLPEVPVSKLRWKCPIEKLDFNSTKDVEPCTKIIGQERALKAVRLGLEIESAGFNIYVAGFVGTGRNSTIKRLLEELEKGETPPDDLCYVNNFKNPDVPTLITLPAGKGKVLRRDINLLIETLRRNVPLIFEDERYQENKKKLLESFKSKEKEILKALEKRVETDGFVLAQVQTGPFTRPEVLPVVGENAVSMETLEKYVEEGKYKQEDLDQKKVQYEHLSGDLEAAFKDVRKIEKQMKAELDNFDMVAVMPLVKDAIGELKQKYAKYPKLLVYVEEVQTDIIQNIDKFKPKVEQPAMLAPFMPFQPRTDEFLEYEVNVVVDNSEIKGRPVIIETTPTYRNLFGSIERVVGRFGEWKSDFTRIKAGSLMKANGGYLVLNALDVLTEPGAWNALKRTIRNRIIEMQPYDPFYLFGGTSLKPEPVDFKLKVVMIGDAYLYSLLYAYDEDFRKTFKIKADFDTVMKRSKDTIYDYACFIAKVCRDEGLRHFDKSGVAAVAEYAVRLAGNQEKLTARFLQIADIVKEANYWASKDRGELVQGKHVERAIYEKIYRVKLIEEKIQELIERGILMIDIEGASVGQVNGLAVYDLGDHVFAKPSKITAQTSLGRAGIINIEREANLSGRTHDKGVLIMTGYVRAMYARKRPLTLSASLCFEQSYAGVEGDSASAAELFAFMSSLAEVPLRQDIAVTGSVNQKGEIQPIGGVNEKIEGFFDVCKANELTGTQGVIIPERNVQELMLRNDVVQAAQEGKFHIYTMKKVEDGIAILTGMPAGERGKNGEYPKGTVNHLVDKKLLQMSEQMKEFGEKSRGEEEEAPKKAEKGRG encoded by the coding sequence CGGGCTCTGAAGGCCGTGCGGCTCGGGCTGGAAATTGAGAGCGCGGGTTTCAACATCTACGTAGCAGGTTTTGTCGGGACAGGCAGAAACTCGACCATAAAGAGACTCCTCGAAGAGCTGGAAAAGGGGGAGACTCCTCCGGACGACCTCTGCTACGTGAACAACTTCAAGAATCCAGATGTGCCGACCTTGATCACGCTTCCGGCGGGAAAAGGAAAAGTCCTGAGGCGCGACATAAATCTGTTGATAGAGACTCTGCGAAGAAACGTGCCCCTCATCTTTGAGGACGAGCGCTATCAGGAGAACAAGAAGAAGCTTCTCGAATCGTTCAAGAGCAAAGAAAAGGAAATCCTAAAGGCTCTGGAGAAGCGCGTCGAAACGGACGGCTTCGTCCTGGCTCAGGTCCAGACGGGTCCCTTCACGAGACCGGAAGTGCTTCCAGTGGTCGGAGAAAACGCAGTCTCGATGGAGACTCTCGAGAAATACGTGGAGGAAGGCAAGTACAAGCAAGAGGATCTGGACCAGAAGAAGGTGCAATACGAACACCTATCCGGAGACCTCGAGGCCGCCTTCAAGGACGTGAGGAAGATCGAGAAGCAGATGAAGGCCGAGCTCGACAATTTCGACATGGTCGCCGTCATGCCTCTCGTCAAGGACGCCATAGGGGAGCTCAAGCAAAAGTACGCGAAATATCCAAAGCTCCTGGTTTACGTTGAAGAGGTGCAGACTGACATCATCCAGAACATCGACAAGTTCAAGCCCAAGGTGGAGCAGCCGGCAATGCTGGCGCCCTTCATGCCGTTCCAACCGAGGACGGATGAATTCCTTGAATACGAAGTGAACGTCGTCGTAGACAATTCTGAGATAAAGGGAAGGCCGGTCATAATCGAGACCACGCCGACCTACAGGAATCTCTTCGGTTCGATCGAGAGAGTCGTCGGCAGGTTCGGCGAATGGAAGAGCGACTTCACGCGCATAAAGGCCGGGTCTCTGATGAAGGCCAACGGAGGCTACCTCGTCTTGAACGCTCTTGACGTGCTCACCGAACCGGGCGCGTGGAACGCGCTCAAGCGCACGATAAGAAACAGAATTATAGAGATGCAGCCTTACGATCCTTTCTACTTGTTCGGCGGCACTTCTCTCAAGCCGGAACCTGTGGATTTCAAGTTGAAGGTCGTAATGATAGGCGACGCCTACCTCTACTCCCTCCTCTACGCCTACGACGAGGATTTCAGGAAGACCTTCAAGATAAAGGCGGACTTCGACACCGTGATGAAGCGGAGCAAGGACACAATCTACGACTACGCGTGCTTCATCGCCAAAGTCTGTAGGGACGAAGGACTTCGTCACTTCGACAAGAGCGGCGTCGCCGCCGTTGCCGAATACGCCGTGAGGCTGGCCGGAAACCAGGAAAAGCTCACCGCGCGCTTTCTCCAGATCGCCGACATAGTGAAAGAGGCGAACTACTGGGCCTCCAAGGACCGCGGCGAGCTTGTTCAGGGGAAGCACGTCGAGAGGGCGATCTACGAAAAGATCTACCGCGTGAAGCTCATTGAAGAGAAGATACAGGAGCTCATTGAGCGCGGCATTCTGATGATCGACATAGAGGGCGCCAGCGTGGGTCAGGTGAACGGGCTTGCGGTGTACGACCTCGGCGATCACGTTTTTGCCAAGCCCTCAAAGATCACGGCGCAGACTTCCCTGGGTAGGGCCGGCATCATAAACATAGAGAGAGAAGCCAACTTGAGCGGCCGCACTCACGACAAGGGCGTGCTCATAATGACCGGCTACGTGAGGGCGATGTATGCCCGCAAGAGACCCCTGACGCTGAGCGCAAGCCTCTGCTTCGAGCAATCGTATGCCGGAGTGGAAGGAGACAGCGCCTCCGCTGCCGAGCTCTTTGCGTTCATGTCGAGCCTGGCCGAGGTGCCCCTGAGACAGGACATAGCCGTTACGGGCTCGGTGAACCAGAAGGGAGAAATCCAGCCGATCGGAGGCGTGAACGAGAAGATCGAAGGCTTTTTCGACGTCTGCAAGGCGAACGAGCTCACCGGCACGCAGGGGGTGATAATCCCGGAGCGGAACGTGCAGGAGCTGATGCTGAGGAACGACGTCGTGCAGGCCGCGCAGGAAGGCAAGTTCCACATCTACACGATGAAGAAGGTCGAGGACGGGATTGCGATATTGACCGGCATGCCGGCCGGCGAGCGCGGCAAGAACGGAGAATACCCCAAGGGAACCGTCAACCACCTGGTCGACAAGAAGCTCCTCCAGATGAGCGAGCAAATGAAGGAATTCGGCGAGAAATCCAGGGGCGAGGAAGAAGAGGCGCCGAAGAAGGCGGAGAAGGGCCGAGGATAG
- a CDS encoding transketolase translates to MPIIDSRSGEILKQLSAPELADAAKLLRGYNLICLTAAGSGHAGGTLSIMDIAAAVYLNVAKHDPKNPHWEGRDRILWSTGHKAPSLYLCLGMSGYFDIEEVVTLRKLYSPFQGHPHWLKLTGVEASTGSLGQGLSISNGIALAAKLDNRDYRVYCFMGDGEQQEGQIWEAAMEAGHYKLDNLCGIVDKNRLQIDGWVEEVMDIDPLNKKYESFGWNVIEIDGHDMTQILNAFEQAKNFKGKPTVIIAHTIKGKGVSFMENVAGWHGKVPSYEQMLDGLTQLGLRDKLPVERLMEKAKRYQASADRKLDAKMPKFSRDYFWNTGPRMKAQMDPTRFGFGCALRETGDDERVVCLGADISGSIAISEFHAKHPHRSDRFLSMGIAEQSATGVAAGLAKEGKLPVFGTYGVFASGRNLDQLRTTVCYGNFNVFIAGAHGGVSVGPDGATHQALEELFQMCGLPNMNVVVPCDSIETAKAGKMLLFDVFGPKYLRFAREATPIVTNAATPFKFGEANVIRLRGEKDNFMDAFETVLSSKYKNENEDLTIIACGPEVPEAMRAAYILKEEYGLETRIVNMHTVKPLDKRTIVRACVETGIVVSAEEHQVGGLGNLVAAVVAEAKEAYGLPAIMGMIGVKDRFGESGKPWELIKEFEVSAEHIAQKAKELYDFAKRKGAKPGKGTGKVVGTAQRPQAGKRAKATVKTAGSEAKAGKRTTSIKVTGVMRRAKVRKPSRPRKASSAKARSASARKKASSIGKPKRGSTRRARKR, encoded by the coding sequence ATGCCAATAATCGATTCAAGAAGCGGCGAAATTCTTAAGCAGCTTTCGGCACCGGAGCTGGCTGACGCCGCCAAGCTGCTTCGAGGCTACAACCTCATCTGTCTTACTGCCGCAGGGTCAGGCCATGCCGGCGGTACACTCTCGATCATGGACATTGCGGCCGCTGTTTACCTGAACGTGGCCAAGCACGACCCCAAGAATCCCCACTGGGAGGGGAGAGACCGGATACTCTGGTCAACCGGACACAAGGCCCCGTCCCTCTATCTCTGCCTCGGGATGAGCGGCTACTTCGACATCGAGGAGGTCGTGACCCTGAGGAAGCTCTACAGTCCTTTCCAGGGGCATCCGCACTGGCTCAAACTCACCGGCGTAGAGGCTTCGACGGGGTCGCTCGGCCAGGGCCTGAGCATATCAAACGGGATTGCTCTTGCCGCAAAGCTCGACAATCGCGACTACAGAGTCTACTGCTTCATGGGCGACGGCGAGCAGCAGGAGGGACAGATTTGGGAGGCCGCGATGGAAGCCGGCCACTACAAGCTCGACAACCTCTGCGGCATCGTTGACAAGAACAGGCTCCAGATCGACGGCTGGGTCGAAGAAGTAATGGACATCGACCCTCTGAACAAGAAATACGAGAGCTTCGGCTGGAACGTCATAGAAATAGACGGCCACGACATGACGCAAATACTGAACGCCTTCGAGCAAGCCAAGAACTTCAAGGGTAAGCCCACCGTGATAATCGCCCACACCATCAAGGGAAAGGGCGTGAGTTTCATGGAGAACGTGGCCGGCTGGCACGGCAAGGTGCCCAGCTATGAGCAGATGCTCGACGGACTCACCCAACTGGGCCTGAGGGACAAGCTTCCCGTGGAGAGGCTCATGGAGAAGGCGAAGCGCTATCAGGCGTCCGCCGACAGGAAGCTCGACGCCAAGATGCCCAAGTTCTCGAGGGACTATTTCTGGAACACGGGGCCGCGCATGAAAGCTCAGATGGATCCCACGAGGTTTGGGTTCGGCTGCGCCCTGAGAGAAACGGGCGACGACGAGAGAGTTGTTTGTCTTGGAGCCGACATTTCAGGGTCCATCGCAATCAGCGAGTTCCATGCGAAGCATCCTCACAGGAGCGACAGATTCTTGAGCATGGGAATTGCCGAGCAGAGCGCGACGGGCGTTGCCGCCGGTTTGGCAAAAGAAGGGAAGCTCCCCGTGTTCGGCACGTACGGAGTCTTTGCCTCCGGCAGGAACCTTGACCAATTGAGGACAACCGTCTGCTACGGGAACTTCAACGTCTTCATAGCCGGCGCCCACGGTGGTGTCTCCGTGGGGCCTGACGGCGCCACTCACCAGGCTCTCGAAGAGTTATTCCAGATGTGTGGCCTTCCGAACATGAACGTGGTCGTGCCCTGCGACTCCATCGAAACGGCGAAGGCGGGCAAGATGTTGCTCTTCGACGTGTTCGGCCCCAAGTACTTGAGATTTGCGAGAGAGGCCACGCCGATTGTCACCAACGCCGCCACGCCTTTCAAGTTTGGTGAAGCCAACGTGATCAGGCTCAGGGGCGAGAAGGACAATTTCATGGACGCCTTCGAGACGGTGCTTTCGTCCAAGTACAAGAACGAAAACGAGGATCTCACAATAATAGCCTGTGGTCCGGAAGTTCCCGAGGCGATGAGGGCGGCTTACATCCTCAAGGAGGAGTACGGCCTGGAAACGAGAATCGTGAACATGCACACGGTGAAACCCTTGGACAAGCGCACCATAGTGAGAGCGTGCGTGGAGACGGGAATCGTCGTGAGCGCGGAGGAGCATCAGGTCGGCGGGCTCGGCAACCTTGTTGCAGCAGTTGTTGCGGAAGCGAAGGAAGCCTACGGCCTGCCTGCAATCATGGGCATGATCGGCGTGAAAGACAGATTCGGTGAATCCGGGAAGCCGTGGGAACTCATCAAAGAGTTTGAAGTGAGTGCGGAGCACATTGCCCAGAAGGCGAAGGAACTCTATGACTTCGCAAAGAGGAAAGGGGCGAAGCCGGGGAAGGGGACTGGTAAGGTGGTTGGGACGGCCCAGCGTCCGCAGGCTGGGAAGCGTGCGAAGGCGACGGTGAAGACGGCGGGCAGCGAGGCGAAAGCCGGGAAGCGCACGACATCGATCAAGGTGACTGGAGTGATGAGGCGCGCGAAAGTCCGCAAGCCTTCCAGGCCGAGAAAAGCATCCTCCGCAAAGGCGAGGTCTGCCTCTGCTCGGAAGAAAGCCTCTTCCATCGGCAAGCCGAAGCGGGGCAGCACGAGGCGCGCTAGGAAGAGATAA
- the mdh gene encoding malate dehydrogenase — protein sequence MKNKVTIVGAGNVGATAAHWAAEKELADIVLVDIVEGMPQGKALDLMETRPVEDFDTKILGTNDYKDTANSDIVVITAGLPRKPGMSRDELLDVNKKIVQGVTEQVCKYSPNAILIIVSNPLDAMCHVAKMVSKFPKHRVFGMAGILDTARFRCFVSMELNVSVEDIQAMVLGGHGDDMVPLPRYTTVAGVPITELMSKEKIDAIVSRTRKAGGEIVALLKTGSAYYSPSAAVVQMVESVLKDKKRVVPCAAYLEGEYGIRDLYVGVPIKIGTSGVEQIIELKLTDEEKAALNKSANAVRELVQLIKI from the coding sequence ATGAAGAACAAGGTGACCATCGTCGGTGCGGGAAACGTTGGAGCTACTGCTGCGCACTGGGCAGCAGAAAAGGAGCTGGCCGACATCGTTCTTGTCGACATCGTTGAGGGTATGCCTCAAGGGAAGGCTCTCGACTTGATGGAAACGAGGCCCGTCGAGGATTTCGACACAAAGATCCTGGGCACCAACGACTACAAAGATACGGCGAATTCAGACATCGTTGTCATCACCGCTGGGCTCCCGAGGAAGCCCGGAATGAGCAGGGACGAGCTCCTGGACGTGAACAAGAAGATCGTCCAAGGCGTGACCGAGCAAGTCTGTAAGTACTCGCCTAATGCCATACTCATAATCGTTTCAAATCCTCTCGACGCCATGTGCCACGTGGCAAAGATGGTAAGTAAGTTCCCGAAACACCGCGTTTTTGGAATGGCGGGAATTCTCGACACGGCTCGGTTTAGATGCTTTGTCTCCATGGAGCTCAACGTCTCCGTCGAAGACATTCAGGCGATGGTTCTGGGCGGGCACGGCGACGACATGGTACCTCTTCCCAGGTACACGACGGTTGCAGGCGTTCCCATAACCGAGCTCATGTCCAAGGAGAAGATCGACGCCATCGTCAGCAGGACCAGGAAGGCCGGCGGCGAGATCGTGGCTTTGCTCAAGACGGGGAGCGCGTACTATTCTCCTTCCGCCGCCGTGGTGCAGATGGTGGAGTCAGTGCTCAAGGACAAGAAGAGAGTTGTCCCGTGCGCGGCCTATCTGGAAGGGGAGTACGGCATAAGAGATTTGTACGTGGGAGTGCCCATCAAGATCGGCACAAGCGGAGTCGAGCAGATAATAGAGCTCAAGCTCACCGACGAGGAGAAGGCAGCGCTCAACAAGTCTGCGAATGCTGTGCGCGAGCTCGTGCAGCTCATAAAGATATAG